In Proteus vulgaris, one DNA window encodes the following:
- a CDS encoding DUF3944 domain-containing protein, translating into MAYRYDEDLVFLSECSNEELNDLVYLLTHDKDGEKRWTEELTNNSNYKAFYPNHSLYWEEIAAEIQCFGGNTFATMFRGGKGVLYREVLTDVCDKLKVNYNKNSTIEIIENNLLMKIVADALDSMTPEQIKQLGGELGVKNTSGLTAQTLTAGFQAIFRAGGFKSYQLTAIIVNQIMKALIGRGLSFAANGTLMRTMSILAGPVGWAITGIWTAIDIGSAAYRVTIPAVIQVAFLRTQSSAKLANEISFD; encoded by the coding sequence ATGGCATATCGTTATGATGAAGATCTAGTTTTTCTCTCAGAATGTTCAAATGAAGAATTGAATGACCTTGTTTATTTATTAACACATGATAAAGATGGCGAAAAACGTTGGACAGAAGAGTTAACAAATAATTCTAATTATAAAGCATTTTATCCTAATCATAGTTTATATTGGGAAGAAATCGCTGCTGAAATACAATGTTTTGGTGGTAATACTTTCGCTACCATGTTTAGAGGGGGGAAAGGTGTTTTATATCGAGAAGTATTAACTGATGTCTGTGATAAATTAAAAGTTAATTATAATAAAAATTCTACTATTGAGATTATTGAAAATAATCTTTTGATGAAAATAGTAGCAGACGCACTTGACTCGATGACACCAGAACAAATTAAGCAATTAGGTGGAGAATTAGGTGTAAAAAATACATCAGGCCTAACAGCACAAACACTAACTGCTGGTTTTCAGGCAATATTTAGAGCTGGTGGATTTAAGTCGTATCAGTTAACGGCGATTATTGTAAACCAAATAATGAAAGCTTTAATTGGTCGAGGATTAAGTTTTGCTGCGAATGGCACATTAATGAGAACAATGTCAATTTTAGCAGGACCAGTTGGTTGGGCTATTACAGGAATATGGACGGCAATTGATATTGGTAGTGCTGCTTATCGCGTAACAATTCCTGCCGTAATTCAAGTTGCATTTTTAAGAACACAATCCTCTGCTAAATTAGCGAATGAGATTAGTTTTGATTGA
- a CDS encoding low molecular weight protein tyrosine phosphatase family protein, producing MNILFICSKNQWRSPTAELLFADREGINTLSAGTRKDARCVVDNELLKWADLVLVMESKHLNRLSAHFPAIMRYKKAHVLGIPDNYRFNDLALIELLEQKVQSYLPMEAKLSTK from the coding sequence ATGAATATCTTGTTTATTTGCAGTAAAAACCAATGGCGAAGTCCGACCGCTGAACTATTGTTTGCAGATAGAGAAGGAATTAATACACTTTCAGCTGGGACGCGCAAAGATGCGCGATGTGTTGTTGATAATGAATTGCTAAAATGGGCTGATTTAGTGCTTGTCATGGAATCTAAACATTTAAATAGATTATCTGCACATTTTCCGGCAATCATGCGCTATAAAAAAGCACATGTATTGGGAATACCTGATAATTATCGCTTTAATGATCTGGCATTAATTGAACTCCTTGAACAGAAAGTTCAGTCTTATTTACCGATGGAAGCAAAGCTTTCAACTAAATAA
- the betB gene encoding betaine-aldehyde dehydrogenase encodes MPNPPLHKLYIHGGYVDCAQPECEQFEAINPANGEVIAHLQSASEEDINWAVESAKQGQKIWCAMTAMERSRILRRAVDILRERNDELAHLETLDTGKPLSETRYVDIVTGADVLEYYAGLIPALEGEQIPLRETAFAYTRREPLGIVAGIGAWNYPIQIALWKSAPALAAGNAMIFKPSEMTSLTALKLAEIYTEAGLPKGVFNVVTGKANVGQWLTQHPDIAKVSFTGGIETGKKVMVNASASSLKEVTMELGGKSPLIIFDDADLDTAADIAMMANFYSSGQVCTNGTRVFVPERLKPAFEAKIIERVSRIRIGSPLEMDTNFGPLVSFPHLEKVLNYIELGKTQGARLLYGGHRLLEGNFSQGAYVAPTVFTDCNDDMNITRDEIFGPVMSILSYQTEEEVILRANNSVYGLAAGLVTKNLTTAHRVIHQLEAGICWINTWGESPAEMPVGGYKHSGVGRENGLVTLQNYTQIKSIQVELGEFSSVF; translated from the coding sequence ATGCCAAACCCGCCGTTACATAAGCTCTATATTCATGGTGGATATGTTGATTGTGCACAACCGGAGTGTGAACAATTTGAAGCGATTAATCCAGCTAATGGCGAAGTGATTGCACATTTACAATCAGCAAGTGAAGAAGATATCAATTGGGCCGTTGAGAGTGCGAAACAAGGGCAAAAAATTTGGTGTGCTATGACCGCAATGGAACGTTCTCGAATTTTACGACGCGCTGTTGATATTTTACGTGAACGTAATGATGAATTGGCTCATTTAGAAACCTTAGATACAGGCAAACCGCTATCTGAAACACGTTATGTCGATATTGTGACGGGCGCTGATGTTTTAGAGTATTACGCCGGTCTTATTCCTGCACTTGAAGGAGAGCAAATTCCGCTTAGGGAGACCGCTTTTGCTTATACTCGCCGTGAACCATTGGGAATTGTTGCCGGTATCGGTGCTTGGAATTACCCCATTCAAATAGCGTTATGGAAATCTGCGCCTGCACTTGCTGCAGGTAATGCCATGATCTTTAAACCAAGTGAAATGACTTCATTAACAGCATTAAAACTTGCTGAAATATATACAGAGGCAGGATTGCCAAAGGGTGTTTTTAACGTTGTTACAGGAAAAGCTAATGTAGGGCAATGGTTAACACAGCATCCTGATATTGCGAAAGTTTCTTTTACTGGTGGAATTGAAACGGGTAAAAAGGTGATGGTAAATGCTTCTGCTTCAAGTTTAAAAGAAGTAACCATGGAGCTTGGTGGGAAATCGCCTTTAATTATTTTTGATGATGCAGATTTAGATACTGCCGCTGATATTGCGATGATGGCGAATTTTTATAGTTCAGGGCAGGTGTGCACCAATGGTACTCGAGTTTTTGTTCCCGAAAGATTAAAACCTGCATTTGAAGCGAAAATTATAGAGCGCGTATCACGTATTAGGATCGGCTCTCCTCTTGAAATGGACACCAATTTTGGTCCACTGGTCAGTTTTCCTCATCTTGAAAAAGTCTTGAATTATATTGAGTTAGGCAAAACTCAAGGAGCCAGATTACTTTATGGTGGTCATCGTTTGTTAGAAGGCAATTTTTCTCAAGGTGCTTATGTTGCACCTACGGTTTTCACGGATTGCAACGATGATATGAATATCACGCGAGATGAAATCTTCGGCCCTGTGATGAGTATTCTTAGTTATCAAACGGAAGAAGAAGTAATTTTACGTGCAAATAATAGTGTTTATGGTTTAGCAGCCGGTCTTGTTACCAAAAATCTCACAACAGCTCACCGTGTTATTCACCAATTGGAAGCAGGAATTTGTTGGATTAATACATGGGGTGAATCTCCCGCTGAAATGCCCGTTGGTGGCTATAAACATTCTGGGGTGGGACGTGAAAATGGGCTTGTTACACTACAGAATTATACTCAAATAAAATCTATTCAAGTTGAACTTGGGGAGTTTTCATCCGTTTTTTAA
- the betI gene encoding transcriptional regulator BetI, with protein sequence MPKIGMQSIRKQQLIQATLAVINEVGMQEASIALIARKAGVSNGIISHYFRDKNGLLEAAMRHIQYQLGFAVAIRLRMLSDATPKLRIQAIVEGNFDTTQTSEAAMKTWLAFWASSMHQPNLNRLQKVNDRRLYSNLSYEFGRVLTKDQARLAAKGLAALIDGLWLRSALSNAPFSLEEAKIITNEYIDMQLTNRSQIKT encoded by the coding sequence ATGCCGAAGATAGGAATGCAGTCGATACGTAAACAGCAATTAATCCAAGCGACGTTAGCAGTTATTAATGAGGTTGGAATGCAAGAGGCGAGCATCGCATTGATAGCTCGAAAAGCCGGTGTTTCTAACGGCATTATTAGTCACTACTTTCGTGATAAAAATGGATTGTTGGAAGCTGCCATGCGCCATATCCAGTATCAATTGGGTTTTGCGGTGGCGATACGTTTAAGAATGTTAAGCGATGCAACACCTAAGCTACGAATTCAAGCCATTGTTGAAGGTAACTTTGATACCACTCAAACCAGTGAAGCAGCAATGAAAACATGGTTAGCATTTTGGGCAAGTAGTATGCATCAGCCTAATTTGAATCGTCTACAAAAGGTCAATGATAGAAGGCTTTATTCCAATTTAAGTTACGAGTTTGGGCGCGTTCTTACTAAAGATCAAGCACGTTTAGCTGCAAAAGGTTTAGCTGCATTAATAGATGGTTTATGGCTAAGAAGCGCATTAAGTAACGCACCATTTTCTCTTGAAGAGGCCAAAATCATTACTAATGAATATATCGATATGCAACTTACAAACCGGAGTCAAATAAAGACTTAA
- a CDS encoding HIT family protein gives MDNCIFCQIVAGKAPCHKIWEDDHHLAFLSIFPNTKGFTVVIPKKHYPSYAFDLSDEALALLVIATKKVAKILDKTFPDVSRSGMFFEGFGVDHVHSKLSPMHGTGDMTKWAPIENKQKIFFDKYPGYLSSHDFERASDEELAQLASLIRKNNQ, from the coding sequence ATGGATAACTGTATTTTCTGTCAAATCGTTGCGGGAAAAGCACCTTGCCATAAAATTTGGGAAGATGATCACCACCTCGCTTTTCTCTCTATATTTCCTAATACCAAAGGCTTTACTGTTGTTATCCCTAAAAAGCACTATCCAAGTTATGCGTTTGATTTAAGCGATGAAGCTTTAGCCTTGCTCGTTATTGCAACCAAAAAAGTCGCTAAGATCTTGGATAAAACATTTCCTGATGTTTCTCGCTCAGGCATGTTTTTTGAAGGATTTGGTGTTGATCATGTTCACAGTAAACTTAGTCCAATGCATGGTACTGGTGATATGACAAAATGGGCGCCCATTGAAAATAAGCAGAAGATTTTCTTTGATAAATATCCTGGTTATCTTTCATCTCACGATTTTGAACGCGCAAGTGATGAAGAGCTTGCACAATTAGCATCCTTGATCAGAAAAAACAATCAATAA
- the codB gene encoding cytosine permease, which yields MSQDNNYSQGPVPISARKGGLALTFVMLGLTFFSASMWTGGALGTGLSFNDFFLAVLIGNLLLGIYTAFLGFIGSKTGLTTHLLARYSFGIKGSWLPSFLLGGTQVGWFGVGVAMFAIPVGKATGIDINLLIAISGILMTITVFFGISALTVLSIIAVPAIAILGSYSVYLAVHDMGGLSALMAVKPAQPLDFNLALAMVVGSFISAGTLTADFVRFGRNPKVAVVVAIIAFFLGNTLMFVFGAAGAASLGMADISDVMIAQGLLLPAIVVLGLNIWTTNDNALYASGLGFANITGLSSKKLSVINGIIGTLCALWLYNNFVGWLTFLSAAIPPVGGVIIADYLMNKARYNTFNVATMQSVNWVALLAVAIGIMAGHWLPGIVPVNAVLGGAISYAVLNPILNRRTARQAEISHAG from the coding sequence GTGTCTCAGGACAACAATTATAGTCAGGGCCCAGTGCCCATATCCGCAAGAAAGGGTGGATTGGCGTTAACCTTTGTGATGTTGGGATTAACGTTTTTTTCAGCCAGTATGTGGACTGGCGGCGCTCTTGGTACTGGTCTTTCCTTTAATGATTTCTTCCTCGCAGTTCTAATTGGTAATCTTCTTCTTGGTATCTACACCGCATTTCTTGGTTTTATTGGCTCAAAAACAGGTCTTACTACTCATCTCCTCGCGCGTTACTCTTTTGGCATTAAAGGTTCTTGGCTTCCCTCATTTTTACTCGGTGGTACTCAGGTTGGTTGGTTTGGTGTGGGTGTGGCAATGTTTGCCATTCCAGTAGGAAAAGCCACTGGTATTGATATCAATCTTCTTATCGCCATTTCCGGCATTTTAATGACCATCACTGTATTCTTCGGTATTTCTGCTCTCACTGTTCTCTCTATCATCGCTGTTCCTGCTATCGCTATTCTCGGAAGTTACTCTGTTTATCTTGCTGTGCATGATATGGGTGGGCTTTCTGCACTAATGGCGGTAAAACCGGCTCAGCCATTAGATTTTAATTTAGCGTTAGCAATGGTTGTTGGATCGTTTATTAGTGCGGGTACACTGACAGCTGATTTTGTTCGCTTTGGACGAAACCCTAAAGTTGCTGTAGTTGTTGCAATTATCGCCTTCTTCTTAGGAAATACCTTGATGTTTGTCTTTGGTGCGGCTGGTGCCGCTTCACTGGGAATGGCAGATATTTCTGATGTGATGATTGCGCAAGGATTATTACTTCCGGCTATCGTAGTGCTAGGTTTAAATATCTGGACAACGAATGACAACGCGTTATATGCATCAGGATTAGGTTTTGCCAATATTACTGGTTTATCAAGTAAAAAACTTTCAGTAATAAACGGTATCATTGGTACGCTATGTGCATTATGGCTTTATAATAACTTTGTCGGTTGGCTTACCTTTTTATCTGCGGCAATTCCACCAGTAGGAGGTGTTATTATTGCAGATTATCTGATGAATAAAGCACGCTATAACACCTTTAATGTTGCTACAATGCAATCGGTTAACTGGGTAGCGCTACTCGCTGTTGCAATTGGCATTATGGCAGGGCATTGGTTACCGGGTATCGTGCCTGTTAATGCCGTGTTGGGGGGAGCAATAAGCTACGCTGTGTTAAATCCAATATTAAATCGTCGTACAGCTCGACAAGCGGAGATAAGTCATGCTGGGTAA
- the betA gene encoding choline dehydrogenase, translated as MGYDYIIIGAGSAGNVLATRLTEDPEVTVLLLEAGGPDYRFDFRTQMPAALAYPLQGRRYNWAYETEPEPHMNNRRMECGRGKGLGGSSLINGMCYIRGNAMDFDGWAKLPGLEEWDYLSCLPYFRKAENRDIGANDYHGDKGPVSVTTPKKGNNILFQAMIEAGIQAGYPRTIDLNGYQQEGFGPMDRTVTPKGRRASTARGYLDQVKVRKNLTIETHATTDIIEFEGKKAVSVRYFSGENTTPHRVKANREVLLCAGAIASPQILQRSGIGPEKVLNEFNIQPVHVLPGVGENLQDHLEMYLQYECKKPVSLYPALKWYNQPKIGAQWLFQGTGIGASNQFEAGGFIRSSEKFAWPNIQFHFLPVAINYNGTNAVEVHGFQAHVGSMRSPSRGRVKLASTDPHQHPNILFNYMSTEQDWEEFRSAIRITREIMAQSALDAYRGEEISPGKHIQSDEELDAFVRERAETAFHPCGTCKMGTDKMAVVDGDGRVHGIESLRVIDASIMPLIITGNLNATTIMIAEKLADKVRGIKPLSKSQAKYYVAGDQPVRKINLSL; from the coding sequence ATGGGCTATGACTACATTATTATCGGTGCTGGTTCAGCCGGTAACGTTCTTGCTACCCGCTTGACAGAAGATCCTGAAGTTACTGTGCTGCTCCTTGAAGCTGGAGGTCCGGACTACAGGTTCGATTTTCGTACACAAATGCCAGCGGCATTAGCTTATCCGTTACAAGGTAGGCGATATAATTGGGCTTATGAAACAGAGCCTGAACCACATATGAATAACCGACGCATGGAATGTGGTCGTGGGAAAGGGCTTGGTGGATCATCATTAATTAATGGTATGTGCTATATCCGTGGTAATGCGATGGACTTTGATGGTTGGGCTAAATTACCCGGTCTTGAAGAGTGGGATTACTTAAGCTGTTTACCTTATTTTCGTAAGGCAGAAAATCGCGATATTGGCGCCAATGATTATCATGGTGATAAAGGCCCTGTAAGTGTGACTACGCCGAAAAAAGGCAATAATATTTTATTTCAAGCAATGATTGAGGCGGGTATACAAGCAGGATACCCAAGAACGATTGATCTTAACGGCTACCAGCAAGAGGGCTTTGGTCCGATGGATAGAACCGTCACACCTAAAGGTCGTCGAGCAAGTACAGCAAGAGGCTATCTTGATCAAGTAAAAGTGCGTAAAAACTTGACGATTGAGACACATGCAACGACCGATATTATTGAGTTTGAAGGTAAAAAAGCCGTGAGTGTCCGTTATTTCTCAGGAGAAAATACCACGCCTCATCGTGTCAAAGCCAATCGAGAAGTATTACTTTGCGCAGGCGCAATTGCATCGCCCCAAATTTTGCAACGTTCTGGTATTGGGCCTGAAAAAGTATTAAATGAATTTAATATTCAACCAGTACATGTACTACCCGGTGTTGGGGAAAATCTGCAAGATCACTTAGAAATGTATTTACAGTATGAATGTAAAAAGCCCGTTTCACTTTATCCTGCTTTAAAATGGTATAACCAACCTAAGATTGGCGCGCAATGGCTGTTCCAAGGAACAGGGATCGGTGCAAGCAATCAATTTGAAGCAGGGGGATTTATTCGCTCTAGCGAAAAGTTTGCGTGGCCTAATATTCAATTTCACTTTCTGCCTGTTGCTATTAATTATAATGGAACCAATGCGGTAGAAGTGCATGGTTTCCAAGCTCATGTAGGCTCTATGCGTTCACCAAGTCGAGGACGAGTAAAATTAGCATCTACAGATCCTCATCAACATCCCAATATTTTATTTAATTACATGTCCACTGAACAAGATTGGGAAGAGTTTCGCTCAGCTATCCGTATTACGCGAGAAATAATGGCACAATCGGCATTAGATGCTTATCGTGGTGAAGAAATTAGCCCAGGTAAACATATTCAAAGTGATGAAGAGCTTGATGCTTTTGTCAGAGAACGTGCTGAAACAGCATTTCATCCTTGTGGAACATGTAAAATGGGAACGGATAAAATGGCGGTTGTTGATGGAGATGGTCGAGTACATGGCATAGAAAGCTTAAGAGTTATTGATGCATCTATCATGCCTCTAATAATCACTGGAAATTTGAATGCGACCACGATTATGATTGCTGAAAAGTTAGCTGATAAGGTGAGAGGAATTAAACCTTTATCTAAAAGTCAGGCTAAATATTATGTTGCAGGTGATCAGCCTGTAAGAAAAATAAATCTAAGCTTATAA
- a CDS encoding cytosine deaminase, which translates to MLGKNIEQINHARLVGKDGLWRITLKNNKIEAIEPQPEHDFHPDALDAQGGLVHAPFVEPHIHLDTTQTAGQPNWNQSGTLFEGIERWAERKALLTHDDVKQRAWQTLQWQIANGIQHVRTHVDVSDASLTALKAMLEVKEEIKPWVDLQIVAFPQEGILSYPNGEALLEEALKLGADVVGAIPHFEFTREYGVESLHKTFALAQKYDRLIDVHCDEIDDEQSRFVETVAALAHKENMGSRVTASHTTAMHSYNGAYTSRLFRLLRMSGINFVANPLVNIHLQGRFDTYPKRRGITRVKEMLESNINVCFGHDDVFDPWYPLGTANMLQVLHMGLHVCQLMGYSQIDNGLQLISHNSAKTLALTDYGVEVGNGANFIILPADNGFDALRRQVPVRYSIRQGKVIAQTEPAKTEIMLDKPTAINYK; encoded by the coding sequence ATGCTGGGTAAAAATATCGAACAAATTAACCATGCTCGCCTAGTTGGAAAAGATGGTTTATGGCGCATTACGCTAAAAAATAACAAAATAGAAGCTATTGAACCGCAACCTGAACATGATTTTCACCCTGATGCCTTAGATGCACAAGGTGGATTGGTTCATGCGCCTTTTGTTGAACCTCATATTCATTTAGATACGACACAAACCGCAGGGCAACCGAACTGGAATCAATCAGGTACGTTATTTGAAGGTATCGAGCGCTGGGCAGAGCGAAAAGCTCTGTTAACACATGATGATGTTAAACAACGTGCATGGCAAACACTGCAATGGCAAATTGCTAATGGTATTCAGCATGTAAGAACACATGTGGATGTTTCGGATGCTTCACTTACAGCATTAAAAGCAATGTTGGAAGTAAAAGAAGAAATTAAACCTTGGGTTGATTTACAAATAGTCGCTTTTCCTCAAGAAGGTATTTTATCTTATCCTAATGGTGAAGCTTTATTAGAAGAAGCATTAAAATTAGGCGCAGATGTTGTTGGTGCAATCCCTCATTTTGAATTTACGCGTGAATATGGTGTTGAATCACTGCATAAAACCTTTGCTTTAGCGCAAAAGTATGATCGTTTAATTGATGTTCATTGTGATGAAATTGATGATGAACAATCGCGCTTTGTTGAAACTGTTGCAGCTTTAGCCCACAAAGAAAATATGGGATCAAGAGTGACTGCAAGTCATACAACCGCAATGCATTCTTATAATGGGGCTTATACTTCACGTTTATTCCGATTATTAAGAATGTCTGGTATTAACTTTGTGGCTAATCCTCTGGTTAATATTCATTTGCAAGGGCGCTTTGATACTTATCCAAAACGTCGTGGTATTACTCGCGTAAAAGAGATGTTAGAAAGTAATATTAATGTCTGCTTTGGTCATGATGATGTTTTTGATCCGTGGTATCCATTAGGTACAGCAAATATGCTTCAAGTTTTACATATGGGGTTACATGTTTGCCAATTAATGGGTTACAGTCAAATTGATAACGGATTACAGTTAATTAGCCATAACAGTGCAAAAACACTCGCTTTAACGGATTATGGTGTTGAAGTAGGAAATGGTGCAAACTTTATTATTTTACCAGCAGATAATGGCTTTGATGCTCTACGTCGCCAAGTCCCTGTACGTTATTCCATTCGCCAAGGTAAAGTGATTGCTCAAACAGAGCCAGCCAAAACAGAAATTATGTTAGATAAACCGACAGCGATTAATTATAAATAA